The DNA window TGGTCAAACTGTTAATAACCTACTAGACAAGTAGGCACGTAATTAATGTTATATAGTAAAATATTCACAAGTGAATGGTGGATTAGAGGTATACTGGTTCTATGTAAGTATATGTATTTGAGGATATGTTTCCACCAGTGACTTTGCTTTCTaacctctgtttgtgttttctaaaGGTATCTTTGGGTCAGCATGAAGACTtattgtttgtctttgattACCTTTACTCTACTGTCAGTTCAACTACCCAGTGCATCAGGAGGAAAGATACTAGTGTTCCCATTGGATGGAAGCCACTGGGTAAACATGAAAGTGCTCGTAGAGGAGTTGCACGCCAGAGGTCACAATATCACTGTAATTCGAGCATCTGACAGCTGGTACATCAGTGAAAAGTCACCTCTCTACACCTCCGTCACTCTTCCCTCCCATGGAGAATTTGAACAAAACTTTgaaaagtttttgtttctgcagctggaGCTCCTCCTTCAGGCTGACCCCGTGTctttctggtctcatatctggacTCACATTCAGATGAAGCGGGTGATTTTGAAGCAGTTCACTCACTTTCACAAAAAAGTGAGCGAACTAGTTGTCCAGATGTTTGAAGATGAAAACCTGATGCAGTCTTTCCATGCTGCCAAATACGACGTGGTTCTGACCGACCCGGGAATCGGAGGAGGGGCGATGCTGGCACGTCGGCTCCAAGTCCCTCTTGTTTTCAATGTCAGGTGGACCATTCTAGGCGAAGCCCACTTCCTTATTGCCCCCTCGCCTCTGGCATACATTCCTTACACTGCGACAGAGTTGACAGATAAGATGACCTTCACTCAAAGGGTGAAGAACGTTTTGAGCTTTGTCATTGGAATGTACACACTGTCAAGCATCACCGAACCTGTCTACAAACCAGTGGTTAGACGCTACTTTGGCCCTGATGTGGATTATTCAACCTTTTTCTTGGATGCTGATATATGGCTCATgagaaatgatttcatttttgaatttcCACGACCAACAATGCCAAATATAGTCTACATGGGTGGATTTCAGTGCAAGCCTGCAGAGCCTCTCCCTACTGACCTGGAGGAGTTTGTCCAGAGCTCTGGAGAACATGGCGTCATAATGATGACTCTAGGAACTTTACTTGCAAAGCTTCCGCAACACATCGCTGAGGAAATTGCAGCAGCCTTTGCTCAGCTTCCTCAAAAGGTTATATGGAGGTATGTGGGACAAAGGCCAGCCAACCTGGGAAACAACACATTGCTGATCAAATGGCTTCCACAGAAAGACCTCCTAGGACATCCTAAAATGAGAGTGTTTGTTACCCACGGAGGCACCAACGGAGTCCAGGAAGCAATCCACTACGGGGTTCCTGTAGTTGGGATTCCTTTATTCTTCGATCAGCCTGATAATCTCTCCAGAGTCCGAGCAAAGGGAGCAGCTGTGACCGTGAACATCGCAGCGCTCAATAGACACATCTTTAAAGAGGCGCTGGCGACTGTTCTCTACAACTCCTCTTACAAGGCAAACATGCAGACACTCTCAAGGCTGCACAGAGATCAGCCCATGAAACCCATGGAACAGGCAATGTTTTGGATAGAATATGTCATGAGACATAAAGGAGCCCATCATCTGCAGACGCAAGCCCACAAAATGTCTTGGTTCGCTTACAACTGTGTGGATGTCATTGCAGCTTTGCTGGCAGTGGTGTTGCTTATAACATTAATCTTCTTTTCAGTTGTAAGATTACTATGGAGAATGATTTTTGTTGGGAAAAAGGTGAAACATGATTGACACCAAAAGAATCCTCACATTGTAAAACATTCACAGAGCACATTGTTAAAGTTGATAAATGTTGATAGTTGATAAGTTGGTAAAGATTGTACATGATTCTACATGATATGAATTAATCTTTTTGGATTTATCAACACAATGACGGATTAGATACCACCattatttaatttctaaaaACCATAAAGAAAGTCTAAGAGAATGAGTCCTGTAACAAATTGTGTATTCTTTAATTTGTCATGCTTATACATACAGAATACAGTATTTTCGCTGCATTATGCCTCATTTTCAAAGACTCACAGTGGAAAACCATGGAACGATGGATGGATGGCACTTTCACttcaatttttaaattaattctaGGGAAACATCCTATACCATTTATATTCACattgatattttcattttacctTGTGGGAAGCAATCTATCCTGTaaaacagtatttatattgCTCCGTTTAATGACCAAGTCGCTTAACGTTGCATGCACTCACTTGACACTAGATGGCAACACACGTAAGCATCAAATATCAATTCATGTTTGCATTAGAGTAGATGTGTAATTCCAGCATGTATGCTGCAGTcttgcacacaaacatgtaaaattGTATTAAactatacatttaaaaatagccAAAATTAAAAGTCCACAATTAACAGCAACCAGTCTGAAGAACCAACCCTAATATCCAGCCACAGCTTATCCTGCAGAAGGTCAGTGGACGAGAGGCGAAGTACACCCTGGATAGGTCACCAATCTGTCACATGGCcaccacaaagagaaaaacaatcatTCACATCCTCACAGCCAGTTTAAATCAACAattaacatgcatgtctttggtCTACAGAGGGAAGTAGGGCAACCGGAAAAATCTCACATGGGGCTTACATGTTAACTCCACCAAGGTTTGAACGTTTTTGGTGTGAGCAAACCACTGCATCACTGTTGTGTACGCTCCTGGTTTGTATTACTGATGCATTagtttaaatatatgaaaatgcaTAGGATACACTAGATTTATGTGGAAACCCCTTCAACAAAAGTACAATCtgaaaaatgtaatgaatgcCTGGTAAACTGGTAAAGTAAGTAATTGCACTgaggttctgctgctgctgcacatttctgtttttgcacataATCCTCTC is part of the Mugil cephalus isolate CIBA_MC_2020 chromosome 10, CIBA_Mcephalus_1.1, whole genome shotgun sequence genome and encodes:
- the LOC125014384 gene encoding UDP-glucuronosyltransferase 2C1-like, producing MKTYCLSLITFTLLSVQLPSASGGKILVFPLDGSHWVNMKVLVEELHARGHNITVIRASDSWYISEKSPLYTSVTLPSHGEFEQNFEKFLFLQLELLLQADPVSFWSHIWTHIQMKRVILKQFTHFHKKVSELVVQMFEDENLMQSFHAAKYDVVLTDPGIGGGAMLARRLQVPLVFNVRWTILGEAHFLIAPSPLAYIPYTATELTDKMTFTQRVKNVLSFVIGMYTLSSITEPVYKPVVRRYFGPDVDYSTFFLDADIWLMRNDFIFEFPRPTMPNIVYMGGFQCKPAEPLPTDLEEFVQSSGEHGVIMMTLGTLLAKLPQHIAEEIAAAFAQLPQKVIWRYVGQRPANLGNNTLLIKWLPQKDLLGHPKMRVFVTHGGTNGVQEAIHYGVPVVGIPLFFDQPDNLSRVRAKGAAVTVNIAALNRHIFKEALATVLYNSSYKANMQTLSRLHRDQPMKPMEQAMFWIEYVMRHKGAHHLQTQAHKMSWFAYNCVDVIAALLAVVLLITLIFFSVVRLLWRMIFVGKKVKHD